One part of the Bacteroidota bacterium genome encodes these proteins:
- a CDS encoding Fic family protein, which translates to MGKHLKIISTEYMEQYSNKVKVDWFEIFNKLKTKKQFTLEDFEYYIISSSLYSSKIEGNTLDANSFFRNRGKKTSPKKREVQEIEILMEAYKFASENKLNRTNFLKTHAILSKILLPVKERGVLRKEQVGVRDSKTLKPVYLAVEPQFLKEEFAKLFDDIDELLKRDLSHKEIFYFASMIHIWLAKIHPFSDGNGRSARLLEKWFLVSKLGMSAWSINSEKYYWDNRPDYYQNIALGYNYYVLYWNRCIPFLLMLPKAMQLS; encoded by the coding sequence ATGGGAAAACATTTAAAAATTATTTCGACTGAATATATGGAGCAATACTCTAATAAAGTAAAAGTTGATTGGTTTGAAATATTCAACAAATTAAAAACAAAAAAACAATTTACTCTTGAAGATTTTGAATATTACATAATTTCATCGTCTTTGTATTCGTCAAAAATTGAGGGTAATACACTTGATGCTAATAGTTTTTTCAGAAATCGAGGCAAAAAAACTTCTCCAAAGAAAAGAGAAGTTCAAGAAATTGAAATACTAATGGAAGCATATAAATTTGCTTCTGAAAATAAATTGAATCGAACAAATTTTTTAAAAACCCATGCCATTTTATCAAAAATACTCCTGCCAGTAAAAGAAAGAGGGGTTTTAAGAAAAGAACAAGTAGGAGTAAGAGATTCAAAAACACTAAAACCTGTATATTTAGCAGTTGAACCTCAATTTCTAAAAGAAGAATTTGCTAAACTTTTCGATGATATTGATGAATTATTAAAAAGAGATTTGAGCCATAAAGAAATTTTTTATTTTGCTTCAATGATTCATATTTGGTTAGCCAAAATACACCCTTTTAGTGATGGTAATGGTAGGTCTGCAAGATTATTAGAAAAATGGTTTTTAGTTTCAAAACTTGGGATGTCTGCATGGTCAATTAATTCAGAAAAATATTATTGGGATAATCGCCCTGATTATTATCAAAATATTGCTCTTGGGTATAATTACTATGTTCTTTATTGGAATAGATGTATTCCATTCTTGTTAATGTTGCCTAAAGCTATGCAGTTGTCTTAA
- a CDS encoding Fic family protein, whose protein sequence is MSKVKISIRFFDDREVRAVWDEENAKWWFSVLDIVAVLTDQSDYTKTRNYWKYLKAKLKKENNELVSATTQLKLLASDGKRYLTDILDYNGIIVLGKEFPGKKANRFIEWFTYSDTSIDGKSKTKAYALFESSFINSIEVGTTNGLQQIHAYLFGGLYDFAGQIRQKNISKGGFQFAVSRFLGDTLKQIEAMPETTFEEIVDKYVEMNIAHPFMEGNGRSARIWLDLILKKRLKKCLDWSKISKQDYMNSMMLSPTKSAVLKTLLENALTTKINDREMFMKGIDYSYYYEEND, encoded by the coding sequence ATGAGTAAGGTAAAAATATCCATACGTTTTTTTGACGACCGCGAAGTGCGTGCTGTTTGGGACGAAGAAAACGCCAAGTGGTGGTTTAGCGTATTGGATATTGTTGCTGTGCTAACCGACCAAAGTGACTATACAAAAACTCGCAACTATTGGAAGTACCTTAAAGCCAAATTGAAAAAAGAAAATAATGAGTTGGTTAGTGCCACTACCCAACTGAAACTTTTAGCAAGTGATGGCAAAAGATATTTAACTGACATATTGGATTACAACGGCATTATTGTATTGGGGAAAGAGTTTCCTGGCAAAAAAGCAAACCGATTTATTGAATGGTTTACTTACAGTGATACAAGCATAGACGGAAAAAGCAAAACAAAGGCTTATGCTTTGTTTGAAAGTTCGTTTATCAACAGTATTGAAGTTGGCACAACCAATGGCTTGCAACAAATACATGCTTATTTATTTGGCGGCTTGTATGATTTTGCGGGGCAAATTAGACAAAAAAACATTTCAAAAGGCGGTTTTCAATTTGCTGTATCACGCTTTTTAGGCGACACATTAAAGCAAATAGAAGCAATGCCAGAAACAACATTTGAGGAAATTGTCGATAAATATGTGGAAATGAATATCGCTCACCCTTTTATGGAGGGTAATGGTAGAAGTGCTAGGATATGGCTGGATTTGATATTGAAAAAACGACTAAAAAAATGCTTAGACTGGAGTAAAATAAGCAAACAAGATTATATGAACTCAATGATGTTGAGTCCAACAAAAAGTGCTGTTCTGAAAACACTTTTGGAAAATGCACTCACAACTAAAATCAACGACCGCGAAATGTTTATGAAAGGAATTGACTATTCGTATTACTACGAAGAAAATGACTAA
- a CDS encoding DUF4197 domain-containing protein produces the protein MKKFGIIAVISLFFITSCDILANLNLEDFEGVIQEEQGLTNTEIIKGLKDALAVGTGNAVSLLNKEDAFNKNPKFRIPFPKEVVYVEEKLRSIGLDKVVDDFELQMNRAAEKAVVKAKPIFVSAVKNMSFADAKNILTGPDNAATEYFKKQTSNNLIAVFKPQVQNTLDEISVTKYWNNVTSAYNKIPFTKKVETDLAQYVTQKTLNALFIQLAVEEKEIRENPIKRTTAILKKVFGSLDK, from the coding sequence ATGAAAAAGTTTGGAATTATCGCTGTTATTTCTCTTTTCTTTATTACTTCCTGTGATATACTTGCTAATTTAAACCTTGAGGATTTTGAAGGTGTGATTCAAGAAGAGCAAGGTCTTACTAATACCGAAATTATTAAAGGATTAAAAGATGCTCTTGCTGTTGGAACAGGAAATGCAGTTTCTTTACTGAATAAAGAAGATGCTTTTAATAAAAACCCAAAATTCAGAATTCCCTTTCCTAAGGAAGTTGTGTATGTTGAGGAAAAATTAAGAAGCATTGGTTTAGATAAAGTTGTTGATGATTTTGAATTACAAATGAATCGTGCTGCGGAAAAAGCTGTGGTAAAAGCAAAACCAATTTTTGTAAGTGCAGTAAAAAATATGTCTTTTGCGGATGCAAAAAATATTCTTACAGGACCCGATAATGCAGCAACTGAATATTTTAAAAAACAAACATCAAATAATTTAATAGCTGTATTCAAACCACAAGTACAGAATACACTGGATGAAATTTCGGTAACAAAATATTGGAATAATGTAACATCTGCCTATAACAAAATTCCATTTACAAAAAAAGTTGAAACAGATTTAGCACAATACGTTACTCAAAAAACTCTTAATGCTTTGTTCATACAATTAGCAGTTGAAGAAAAAGAAATTAGAGAAAATCCAATTAAAAGAACAACGGCAATACTTAAGAAAGTTTTTGGCTCGCTGGATAAGTAA